In Sedimentibacter sp. MB31-C6, one genomic interval encodes:
- the cysK gene encoding cysteine synthase A — translation MKNYNTLKLIGNTPMVQLPNENIFIKMEKFNPGGSIKDRTALGMILDAEKKGYLKNDSIIVEPTSGNTGIGLALIGRLKGYKVMITMPETMSIERRNLIAAYGATLILTEGQKGMNGAIARANEMLKEDKKFFMPDQFNNPANPEMHYMTTAEEIIEQINDLDIFTAAVGTGGTLSGVSKKLKEYNRNIIVAGSEPEKSPVLSGGKPSSHKIQGIGAGFIPGTYNGDNVDEILTVSDEEAIDTAVEVSAKTGILVGISTGANVAVARKLAEKYGENKKIVTISPDGGEKYMSVISYI, via the coding sequence ATGAAAAATTATAACACATTAAAATTAATAGGCAATACTCCTATGGTACAATTACCAAACGAGAATATTTTTATAAAAATGGAAAAATTCAATCCAGGAGGAAGCATTAAGGATAGAACTGCATTAGGTATGATACTTGATGCAGAAAAGAAAGGATATTTAAAAAATGACAGTATTATTGTAGAGCCAACTAGTGGAAATACAGGTATAGGTTTAGCACTAATAGGAAGGCTTAAAGGATATAAAGTAATGATTACAATGCCTGAAACGATGAGCATAGAAAGAAGAAATTTAATAGCTGCATATGGAGCTACTTTAATTTTGACAGAAGGTCAAAAAGGTATGAATGGAGCTATTGCAAGAGCTAATGAAATGTTAAAGGAAGACAAAAAATTCTTTATGCCTGATCAATTTAATAATCCGGCAAATCCTGAGATGCATTATATGACAACAGCAGAGGAGATAATTGAGCAAATTAATGATTTAGATATATTTACAGCTGCAGTGGGAACAGGTGGAACATTGTCAGGTGTTTCAAAAAAACTGAAAGAATATAATCGAAATATTATTGTTGCTGGTTCTGAGCCTGAGAAATCTCCTGTTTTATCGGGAGGAAAGCCATCTTCTCACAAAATACAAGGAATTGGTGCTGGTTTTATACCGGGAACATACAATGGTGACAATGTAGATGAAATATTAACGGTATCAGATGAAGAAGCCATTGATACAGCAGTTGAGGTTTCTGCTAAAACAGGAATATTGGTAGGTATTTCTACAGGAGCAAATGTTGCGGTAGCTAGGAAACTTGCTGAAAAATACGGTGAAAATAAAAAAATTGTTACAATATCCCCAGATGGTGGAGAAAAATATATGTCAGTTATAAGCTATATTTAA
- the hypD gene encoding trans-4-hydroxy-L-proline dehydratase encodes MRGYTDRTKKLRNESVSTQPRVSLERAIIETEFYEKYFGTVETPVLRALNFKNLMEKRKLYIGDYELIVGEKSEGPQIVPTFPELCCHTIEDMEVMNDRKYISFKVNEEDKKIQLEKIIPYWEKRSTRYKILEAMTSEWKDCYSAGMFTEFMEQRAPGHTVADSKFYEKGFLDFKKEIEEEIEKLDFLNDDDAYDKKAQLEGMAISCDAIIIYGQRYAKYARELASKETNIQRKKELLWIASNCDVVPAHKPETFAQALQMYWFVHIGVTTETNTWDAFSPGKLDQYIYPFYKKEYENKTIDYDKGRELLECLWIKFNNQPAPPKVGITLKESGTYTDFANINTGGINPLNGENGVNDVSYMILDTMDELKLLQPSSNVQISEKNPQEFLKRAVEISRKGWGQPAFYNTEELIQELLNAGKTLEDARFGGSSGCVETGCHGREAYVLTGYLNVPKIFELTMNNGFDKYTNKQIGLKTGNAEDFKSYNELYDAFMKQLDYIINIKIRGNQVIEKIFAKHMPSTFMSVLTTGCKESGKDYNAGGSKYNTRYIQVVGIGTITDCLAAIKYNVFEKKRINMNELLKAINVNFKGCDMIKNLVLNHTPKYGNDDDYADDIMLDIFKNVRDKIRGRKSVCGATYQIDMLPTTCHVYFGSVMTASANGRLAGKPVTDGISPEKGADVNGPTAVIKSCAKMEHTSTGGTLLNQKFTPSSIEGEEGIVNMSSLIRAYFKMMGHHIQFNVVDRSVLLDAQKNPDDYKDLIVRVAGYSDHFNNLEKALQDEIIDRTEQTFN; translated from the coding sequence ATGAGAGGTTATACAGATAGAACTAAAAAATTAAGAAATGAAAGTGTATCTACGCAGCCTAGAGTTAGTTTAGAAAGAGCAATAATAGAAACAGAATTTTATGAAAAATATTTTGGAACTGTGGAAACTCCTGTTCTAAGGGCATTGAATTTTAAAAATTTAATGGAAAAAAGAAAATTATATATAGGTGATTATGAATTAATAGTAGGTGAAAAAAGTGAAGGTCCTCAAATTGTTCCCACTTTTCCTGAACTTTGCTGCCATACAATTGAAGATATGGAAGTGATGAATGATAGAAAATATATTAGTTTTAAAGTTAATGAAGAGGATAAGAAAATACAGTTAGAAAAAATAATACCATATTGGGAAAAAAGGTCTACCAGGTACAAAATATTAGAAGCAATGACTTCAGAATGGAAAGATTGTTATAGTGCTGGTATGTTTACAGAGTTTATGGAGCAAAGGGCACCAGGTCATACAGTAGCAGATAGTAAATTTTATGAAAAGGGATTTTTAGACTTTAAAAAGGAAATAGAAGAAGAAATTGAAAAGTTGGATTTTTTAAATGATGATGATGCTTATGATAAAAAAGCTCAATTAGAAGGAATGGCTATTTCATGTGATGCTATAATTATATATGGACAAAGATATGCTAAATATGCAAGAGAATTAGCTTCTAAAGAAACAAATATTCAAAGGAAAAAGGAACTTTTATGGATAGCTTCAAATTGTGATGTTGTCCCAGCTCATAAACCTGAAACTTTCGCACAAGCTTTACAGATGTATTGGTTTGTTCATATAGGTGTAACAACTGAAACAAATACGTGGGATGCATTTTCACCCGGTAAATTAGATCAATATATTTATCCTTTTTATAAGAAGGAATATGAAAATAAAACAATTGATTATGATAAAGGAAGAGAATTACTTGAATGCTTATGGATTAAGTTTAATAATCAGCCTGCTCCTCCAAAAGTTGGTATAACATTAAAAGAAAGTGGAACATATACTGATTTTGCAAATATTAACACAGGTGGCATAAATCCATTAAATGGAGAAAATGGAGTAAATGATGTATCATATATGATTCTTGATACTATGGATGAGTTAAAATTATTACAACCAAGTTCTAATGTACAGATTAGTGAAAAAAATCCTCAAGAGTTTCTAAAAAGGGCTGTTGAAATTTCAAGAAAAGGTTGGGGACAGCCGGCATTTTACAATACAGAGGAATTAATTCAAGAACTTTTAAATGCAGGTAAAACTTTAGAAGATGCTCGATTTGGTGGATCAAGTGGGTGTGTTGAAACAGGTTGTCATGGAAGAGAAGCATATGTATTAACTGGATATTTAAACGTTCCTAAAATATTTGAATTAACTATGAATAATGGTTTCGATAAATATACAAATAAACAGATAGGTTTAAAAACTGGAAATGCTGAAGATTTTAAATCCTATAATGAATTGTATGATGCATTTATGAAACAATTAGATTATATAATTAACATCAAAATAAGGGGAAACCAGGTTATAGAAAAAATATTTGCTAAACATATGCCATCAACGTTTATGTCAGTATTAACAACGGGCTGCAAAGAAAGTGGAAAGGACTATAATGCTGGTGGCTCTAAGTATAATACAAGATATATTCAAGTAGTTGGAATTGGAACAATTACAGACTGCTTAGCGGCCATTAAGTACAATGTATTTGAGAAAAAAAGAATTAACATGAATGAACTTTTAAAAGCAATAAATGTTAACTTTAAAGGATGTGATATGATTAAAAACTTAGTTTTAAATCATACTCCTAAATATGGAAATGATGATGATTATGCAGATGACATTATGTTAGATATATTTAAAAATGTAAGAGATAAAATAAGAGGCAGAAAGTCTGTTTGTGGGGCTACATATCAAATTGATATGCTTCCTACAACATGTCATGTATATTTTGGATCTGTAATGACTGCATCAGCTAATGGAAGATTAGCTGGAAAACCAGTTACTGACGGTATATCTCCTGAAAAGGGAGCAGATGTTAATGGACCTACAGCAGTCATTAAATCCTGTGCTAAGATGGAGCATACATCTACGGGTGGAACATTATTGAATCAGAAGTTTACTCCATCATCAATAGAAGGAGAAGAAGGAATTGTTAATATGTCTTCCTTAATAAGAGCATATTTTAAAATGATGGGACATCATATTCAATTTAATGTTGTGGATCGTTCTGTACTTCTTGATGCTCAGAAGAATCCTGATGATTATAAAGATTTGATTGTTAGAGTTGCAGGTTATTCAGATCACTTTAATAATTTAGAGAAAGCGTTACAAGATGAAATAATAGATAGAACTGAACAAACCTTTAACTAA
- a CDS encoding trans-4-hydroxy-L-proline dehydratase activase produces MNKAIIFNIQKFSIHDGPGIRTTVFFKGCPLKCKWCHNPESQNFKKEMLYDKEKCVLCGKCKEICPTQAIKIENDILTTVIEKCTFCNKCVIYCIPGAREIAGNEYTVQDVLKEVMKDKIFYEQSNGGVTLSGGEPLAQIDFTEELLKKLKNENIHTAVDTSGAVNFDVLERAAKYTDLFLYDIKLMNDEKHRKYIGISNKNIIDNLNKLSKIHNNINLRLPIIEGINADKEHIFKIIKLIKGLNIKKINLLPYHDIAKHKYQKLGIFYDEDKMSKPTNEIMNSYKEIFDKCGYEVKIGG; encoded by the coding sequence ATGAATAAGGCTATAATTTTTAACATACAAAAATTTTCTATTCATGATGGTCCTGGAATTAGAACAACTGTATTTTTTAAAGGTTGTCCATTGAAATGTAAATGGTGTCATAATCCTGAGAGCCAGAATTTTAAAAAAGAAATGCTTTACGATAAGGAAAAGTGTGTTTTATGTGGAAAGTGTAAGGAAATATGTCCAACACAAGCAATAAAAATAGAGAATGATATTTTAACAACTGTTATAGAGAAATGTACATTCTGTAATAAATGTGTAATATATTGTATTCCAGGGGCTAGAGAAATTGCTGGCAATGAGTATACTGTTCAGGATGTATTAAAAGAGGTTATGAAAGACAAGATTTTTTATGAACAGTCAAATGGAGGCGTAACACTTTCTGGTGGAGAACCATTAGCTCAAATAGATTTTACTGAAGAATTATTAAAAAAATTAAAAAATGAAAATATTCATACTGCAGTAGATACAAGCGGTGCGGTTAATTTTGATGTTTTAGAAAGAGCAGCTAAATATACTGATTTATTTTTATATGATATAAAGTTAATGAATGATGAAAAGCATAGGAAATATATTGGTATATCAAATAAGAATATTATAGATAATTTAAACAAATTATCAAAAATACATAATAATATAAATTTAAGACTGCCTATTATTGAAGGGATAAATGCTGATAAGGAACACATATTCAAAATTATAAAACTAATTAAGGGGTTAAATATTAAAAAGATTAATTTACTTCCATATCATGATATTGCAAAACATAAATACCAGAAACTTGGTATATTTTATGATGAGGATAAAATGTCAAAACCAACTAATGAAATAATGAATAGTTATAAGGAAATATTTGATAAATGTGGATATGAAGTTAAAATAGGAGGTTAA
- a CDS encoding NUDIX hydrolase, which yields MNIKKIKERLKNNIPKPIDEEISFSILVPIIEINNELNLIYEVRSKNIRQPGEISFPGGKIEANELPKEAAIRETWEEIGVSKDNIDIITELDYASSKSGSFVYSFLGHIKNEDYYKMDFNKDEVSELFFVPLSFFMENEPEKYYINYRPEADDDFPHHMINNGENYNWENIKYPVYFYKYNDYIIWGLTAKITYSFINKIKNTEIMS from the coding sequence ATGAATATAAAAAAAATTAAAGAAAGATTAAAGAACAACATTCCAAAACCAATAGATGAAGAAATAAGCTTTTCTATATTAGTACCAATAATAGAGATAAACAATGAATTAAATTTAATTTATGAAGTAAGATCAAAAAATATTAGGCAACCAGGTGAAATATCATTTCCTGGAGGAAAGATTGAAGCTAATGAATTGCCGAAGGAAGCAGCAATAAGAGAAACGTGGGAAGAAATAGGAGTATCAAAAGATAATATAGATATAATCACAGAACTTGACTATGCATCTAGTAAAAGTGGATCATTTGTATATTCATTTCTTGGACATATAAAAAATGAAGATTATTATAAAATGGATTTTAACAAAGATGAAGTTTCTGAGCTCTTTTTTGTACCGTTATCTTTTTTTATGGAAAATGAACCAGAGAAATACTATATAAACTATCGTCCAGAAGCAGATGATGATTTCCCTCATCATATGATAAATAATGGAGAGAATTACAACTGGGAAAATATAAAGTATCCAGTTTATTTTTATAAATATAATGATTATATAATTTGGGGACTTACTGCTAAAATAACATATAGCTTTATAAATAAAATCAAAAATACTGAGATTATGTCCTAA
- a CDS encoding TMEM165/GDT1 family protein, whose protein sequence is MLHEFIETFFLIFVAELGDKTQVMLMTLAARFSMVKVLIGIFIGVTLNHGLAIIIGSYISNIVANELLQVFAGFIFIVFGFFSFADEDCETEKSKKCKFSPVLTVALTFFLGELGDKTQLTAMTLAMEGKYHLMILFGSIAAMLAEGILGIIVGTTLTKHIPSFIIKIISGTIFIIFGVTKIITTLEIFKSNYIYQSILIIIIILISFLQILKIKKR, encoded by the coding sequence ATGTTACATGAATTTATAGAAACATTTTTTCTAATTTTCGTAGCAGAGCTAGGAGATAAAACACAGGTAATGCTTATGACCTTAGCTGCTAGGTTTTCTATGGTTAAAGTTCTTATTGGTATTTTTATTGGTGTGACATTGAATCATGGATTAGCTATAATAATTGGAAGTTATATATCAAACATTGTTGCAAATGAATTACTACAAGTATTTGCAGGGTTTATATTCATAGTTTTCGGATTTTTTTCATTTGCAGATGAAGATTGTGAAACAGAAAAAAGCAAAAAATGTAAATTCAGTCCTGTATTAACAGTTGCTTTAACGTTTTTTTTAGGTGAATTAGGGGACAAAACTCAATTAACTGCTATGACATTGGCTATGGAAGGAAAATATCATTTAATGATATTATTTGGTTCCATTGCAGCTATGCTAGCAGAAGGAATATTAGGAATAATTGTTGGAACAACATTGACTAAACATATACCTTCATTTATAATAAAAATAATATCTGGAACAATATTTATAATATTTGGTGTAACTAAGATTATTACTACTCTTGAGATATTTAAAAGTAACTATATTTATCAAAGTATACTAATTATTATTATTATATTGATTTCATTTTTACAAATACTAAAAATAAAAAAAAGGTAA
- a CDS encoding MGDG synthase family glycosyltransferase, producing the protein MNILITTAPFGNGHKMVATALKNAFINKGYSNVFVVDLFTESHPHITETIKKAYIKSYEFGEAYSLLYYGSEKLTDKKIIELYRNFGLNKLNEISKKVKPDIIINTFPILASLKVKNDNKENIPVFNIVTDFYVHKLWLSEEIDKFYIATSELQEELKKLNVPIEKTVVSGIPIRDAFEEMDNINKLYKKYNFKKTKKIVLINAGAFGVLKDIKKICVELCQYNRIQVAVVCGNNHDLKLQLESLKIKNLKVFGFTESIHELYKISTCMITKSGGITLSEALAVQIPLIIFKPVPGQEKENALYFEKKGAAIIAKNSNEVINGTLELISNQTILNAMRKNMKKMFNKSSTEIIVDDVVGSIKKII; encoded by the coding sequence TTGAATATATTAATAACAACTGCACCTTTTGGAAATGGTCATAAAATGGTTGCGACAGCATTAAAAAATGCGTTTATAAACAAAGGATATTCAAATGTTTTTGTCGTAGATTTATTTACAGAATCTCATCCACATATAACGGAAACAATAAAAAAAGCATATATAAAAAGTTATGAATTTGGAGAAGCATATTCTTTGTTATATTATGGGTCAGAAAAACTTACAGATAAAAAAATTATTGAGTTATATAGAAATTTCGGGTTAAACAAACTTAATGAAATATCTAAAAAAGTTAAACCAGATATAATAATAAACACATTTCCAATATTAGCATCATTAAAAGTAAAAAATGATAATAAAGAAAATATACCTGTTTTCAACATTGTTACAGATTTTTATGTACACAAACTATGGCTTAGTGAAGAAATAGATAAATTTTATATTGCAACTAGCGAACTTCAAGAAGAACTTAAGAAATTAAATGTTCCAATAGAAAAAACCGTAGTTTCAGGTATACCAATAAGAGATGCATTTGAAGAGATGGATAATATTAATAAACTATACAAAAAATATAATTTTAAAAAAACGAAAAAAATTGTTTTAATCAATGCAGGAGCATTTGGTGTTTTAAAAGATATAAAAAAAATATGTGTGGAGTTATGCCAATACAACAGAATACAAGTAGCTGTAGTATGTGGTAATAATCATGATTTAAAATTGCAACTTGAATCATTAAAAATAAAGAACCTAAAGGTTTTTGGTTTTACTGAAAGTATTCATGAGTTGTATAAAATTTCTACATGTATGATTACAAAATCTGGTGGAATAACATTAAGCGAAGCCCTGGCAGTTCAAATTCCTTTAATAATTTTTAAACCTGTCCCAGGACAAGAAAAAGAGAATGCTTTATATTTTGAAAAAAAGGGAGCTGCAATTATAGCCAAAAATTCAAATGAAGTTATAAATGGAACTTTAGAATTAATTAGCAACCAGACCATATTAAACGCTATGAGGAAAAACATGAAGAAAATGTTTAATAAATCATCTACTGAAATCATAGTAGATGATGTAGTTGGTAGTATAAAAAAGATAATTTAA
- a CDS encoding C-terminal binding protein — translation MSKFVILDSHELAGSNFNIEKEILEQNGVECIIAECKSVEEVLKIAKDADGIGLVYFDINKELIDKLDNCKVIVRYGVGYDSVDVKAATEKGIVVCNLPDYCQPDVATHTMALLLDLCRKVTIFDRYVRKGNWNSNYGYPINRLSSMTLGLVGFGRISRLFAKYMSGFEMNIIAYDPSAPDSLFEELNVKRVSLDELYAQADAISIHTPLTPNTKHLINKESLSKMKDGVLIVNTARGAIIKISDLLEALESGKVKAAGLDVVETEPITDANNEIYKYENLIVNPHTAYNSEEASYEQHEKVALSAVNVIVKKEIPYNAVNKKELN, via the coding sequence ATGAGTAAATTTGTTATACTTGACAGTCATGAATTGGCAGGCAGTAATTTTAACATCGAAAAAGAAATTTTAGAGCAAAATGGAGTTGAATGCATAATTGCAGAATGTAAGAGTGTAGAAGAAGTACTTAAAATTGCAAAGGATGCAGATGGTATTGGATTAGTTTATTTTGATATAAATAAAGAACTTATTGATAAGTTAGATAATTGTAAGGTTATAGTTCGCTACGGTGTTGGCTATGATTCTGTTGATGTTAAAGCAGCAACTGAAAAAGGAATTGTTGTATGTAATCTACCTGATTATTGTCAGCCTGATGTAGCAACACATACTATGGCTTTGTTACTTGATCTTTGTAGAAAAGTTACAATCTTTGATAGATATGTAAGAAAGGGAAATTGGAATTCTAATTATGGTTACCCGATTAATAGATTAAGCTCTATGACATTAGGTTTAGTTGGCTTTGGTAGAATATCAAGATTATTTGCAAAATATATGAGTGGTTTTGAAATGAATATAATTGCATATGATCCTAGTGCTCCAGACAGCTTATTTGAGGAATTAAATGTAAAGCGTGTATCATTAGATGAGCTATATGCTCAAGCAGATGCAATTTCGATACATACACCACTTACTCCTAATACAAAACATTTAATTAATAAAGAAAGTTTGTCAAAAATGAAGGATGGTGTATTAATAGTTAATACTGCACGTGGTGCAATTATTAAAATAAGTGATTTACTTGAAGCTTTGGAAAGTGGAAAGGTTAAAGCAGCTGGTTTAGATGTTGTAGAAACTGAACCAATTACTGATGCAAATAATGAAATATATAAATATGAAAACTTAATAGTTAATCCACATACTGCATATAATTCAGAAGAGGCATCTTATGAGCAACACGAAAAAGTAGCATTATCAGCAGTTAATGTTATTGTAAAGAAAGAAATACCTTATAATGCTGTAAATAAAAAAGAGTTAAATTAA
- the ilvD gene encoding dihydroxy-acid dehydratase — MRKIKQKSAPERKQWAQFDALQLGTKMDEDDIKKPQILIDDVYGDSHPGSVHLNKITEQVKYGVFETGGFPAQYHATDICDGCAQGHDGMNYVLASREALCDIVEVHGSVFPWDGMILTSSCDKSIPAHLKAAARLDIPTIFIPGGSMRVGPNMTTSLGDGDISLRQKRGEITEQELRDYKITGCPSAGACTFLGTASTMQCLSEALGLALPGTALMPATMTDILRESRKAGRKIMELVEKDITPSKILTKEAFVNAIIVHAAIGGSTNATIHLPSIALELGIELTPELFDEINHKIPHIGNVNPSGEHLTESFWFAGGIPMVQLMIKDYLYLDVMTVTGKTLRENLEELEKDNFFDRNLGYLTNYGLKREDVILPLEKAKEIGSIAILKGNIAPEGSVVKYSACTESMLIHKGVARVYNCEEDAYNAVAQGQINPGDVIVIRYEGPRGNGMPEMLMTTDAIVFDKRLDGTVSLITDGRFSGATRGAAIGHVSPEAASGGPLAWVKTGDIIEYNIPERTVNVVGINGVDMSLEDVKKVFDERSKEGIIPRPPRKGLYKRYTTSALSAMKGAGY; from the coding sequence ATGAGGAAGATTAAGCAAAAAAGTGCTCCTGAAAGAAAACAATGGGCACAGTTTGATGCATTGCAACTTGGAACGAAAATGGATGAGGATGATATTAAGAAGCCACAAATATTAATTGATGATGTATATGGTGATAGTCATCCTGGTAGTGTTCATTTAAACAAAATTACCGAGCAAGTAAAGTATGGTGTATTTGAAACTGGTGGTTTTCCTGCACAATATCATGCTACAGATATTTGTGATGGATGTGCTCAAGGACATGATGGTATGAACTATGTACTAGCTTCTCGTGAAGCACTATGTGATATTGTAGAGGTTCATGGGTCTGTTTTTCCTTGGGATGGTATGATTTTAACTTCTTCATGTGATAAGTCTATACCGGCACACTTGAAAGCAGCAGCTAGACTTGATATACCAACAATATTTATACCTGGTGGCAGTATGAGAGTTGGTCCGAATATGACAACATCTTTAGGTGACGGAGATATTTCTTTGCGTCAAAAACGTGGTGAAATTACGGAACAAGAACTTAGAGATTATAAAATAACAGGATGTCCATCAGCTGGTGCTTGTACATTTTTAGGAACAGCAAGTACAATGCAATGTTTGTCAGAAGCTCTTGGTTTGGCTTTACCTGGAACTGCTTTAATGCCAGCAACTATGACAGACATACTTCGTGAATCTAGAAAAGCTGGAAGAAAGATTATGGAATTAGTTGAAAAAGATATAACACCTAGTAAAATATTAACAAAAGAAGCTTTTGTTAATGCAATTATTGTACATGCTGCCATAGGCGGTTCAACTAATGCAACAATTCATCTTCCTTCTATAGCTTTAGAATTAGGTATTGAGTTAACTCCTGAGTTATTTGATGAGATAAATCATAAAATACCACACATAGGAAATGTTAATCCAAGTGGTGAACATTTAACTGAATCATTTTGGTTTGCTGGGGGCATTCCAATGGTACAACTTATGATTAAGGATTATTTATATCTTGATGTTATGACAGTTACAGGAAAAACATTAAGAGAGAACTTAGAAGAATTAGAAAAAGATAATTTCTTTGATAGAAATTTAGGATATTTGACAAACTATGGACTTAAGCGTGAAGATGTAATTCTACCGCTTGAAAAAGCAAAAGAAATAGGATCTATTGCAATTTTGAAGGGGAATATAGCTCCAGAGGGGTCTGTTGTCAAATATTCTGCTTGTACTGAAAGTATGCTTATTCATAAAGGTGTAGCAAGGGTTTATAATTGTGAAGAAGATGCATATAATGCAGTTGCTCAAGGTCAAATTAATCCAGGGGATGTAATTGTAATTCGTTATGAAGGACCTCGTGGAAACGGTATGCCAGAAATGTTAATGACAACAGATGCAATTGTATTTGATAAACGTCTTGATGGTACAGTATCATTAATAACTGATGGTAGATTTTCAGGTGCTACTCGTGGTGCTGCAATTGGTCACGTTTCACCAGAAGCAGCTTCAGGGGGACCATTGGCGTGGGTAAAAACTGGGGATATAATAGAATATAACATTCCTGAAAGAACAGTTAATGTTGTTGGAATTAATGGTGTAGATATGTCTTTGGAAGATGTAAAAAAAGTATTTGATGAAAGATCTAAGGAAGGAATTATTCCTAGACCACCTAGAAAAGGATTATATAAAAGATATACAACTTCTGCATTATCAGCTATGAAGGGTGCAGGTTATTAA
- a CDS encoding FadR/GntR family transcriptional regulator has protein sequence MAIKQVKKSSVSEQVFEQLKQQLIKNEWKQGEKLPSENELAEAFGVSRVTVRQAIQKLTVLGLLETRLGEGSFVKKVKPGLYMNTIIPIAYLGEDSLEEVLEFRGTIEGVVAELATQKITEDDIRKLENCYNEMNLYKDDLELFAKADFEFHLIIAKSTKNSMFIQIFNIIYDVLYDAMTKVVMKKGISAGLSYHKLLLDNIKKRDSKEVKKIMDEHMLDNKIIFKKGNE, from the coding sequence ATGGCTATTAAACAAGTGAAGAAATCAAGTGTAAGTGAACAGGTTTTTGAACAACTTAAACAACAGCTTATAAAAAATGAATGGAAACAAGGTGAAAAGCTTCCATCTGAGAATGAATTAGCAGAGGCATTTGGAGTTAGTCGTGTAACAGTTCGTCAAGCAATACAAAAGCTAACAGTTTTAGGATTGTTAGAAACAAGATTAGGTGAAGGGTCTTTTGTAAAAAAAGTAAAACCAGGATTATATATGAATACAATAATTCCCATAGCTTACCTTGGAGAAGATTCTTTAGAGGAAGTATTAGAGTTTCGTGGAACGATTGAAGGTGTAGTTGCCGAGTTAGCTACACAAAAAATAACTGAAGACGATATAAGGAAGCTTGAGAATTGCTATAATGAAATGAATCTTTATAAGGATGATTTGGAGTTGTTTGCTAAGGCAGACTTTGAATTTCATTTAATAATAGCTAAGTCTACTAAAAATTCAATGTTTATTCAAATATTTAATATTATCTATGATGTTTTATATGATGCTATGACTAAAGTAGTAATGAAAAAGGGTATTTCTGCTGGTCTTAGTTATCATAAATTGTTGTTAGATAATATTAAAAAACGCGATTCAAAAGAAGTTAAAAAAATCATGGATGAACACATGCTAGATAATAAAATAATATTTAAAAAAGGCAATGAATAA
- a CDS encoding YaiI/YqxD family protein — protein MRIIIDGDACPQRVKEICEQAAREYGIELIIVVDMDHYIVSDYEIIVVEQGRDSVDYKIVQIFKEGDILVTQDYGLASLTLGKAEAIIHTAGFFINKNNIDNLLQSRYIGERIRKQGGKTKGPSKRRKEQDDNFKKCLYKVLSEKLGRKKYK, from the coding sequence ATGAGAATTATAATAGATGGAGATGCTTGTCCACAAAGAGTTAAAGAAATTTGTGAACAAGCTGCGCGGGAATATGGAATAGAATTAATTATAGTTGTAGATATGGATCATTATATAGTAAGTGATTATGAAATTATAGTTGTAGAACAAGGAAGAGATTCAGTTGATTATAAAATTGTTCAAATTTTTAAAGAAGGAGATATTTTAGTAACTCAAGATTATGGATTAGCTAGCTTAACCTTAGGTAAAGCAGAAGCCATTATTCATACAGCTGGGTTTTTTATTAATAAAAATAATATAGATAATCTTCTTCAATCACGATATATTGGTGAACGAATTAGAAAACAAGGTGGTAAAACCAAAGGTCCCTCTAAAAGAAGAAAAGAACAAGATGACAATTTTAAGAAATGTCTTTATAAAGTTTTAAGTGAAAAACTAGGTAGAAAAAAATATAAATAA